The proteins below are encoded in one region of Belonocnema kinseyi isolate 2016_QV_RU_SX_M_011 chromosome 5, B_treatae_v1, whole genome shotgun sequence:
- the LOC117173544 gene encoding ribonuclease H1-like yields MSTTDDLDETYPPPAYYKKPVFDRSSIATRQRSCKRDGLKIPIHTRGNSSSEDALSEDSEHSGAPVYRKDYSVFPSLKPTLVTPSKEVTAKSAPPYLPNPCFPAQCSQPIDLYINETCTYINKGEPERGIWVWFGSDHSWNISKPAQGRQTNNSSEIQAATAAVKKAVENIMSKLTMFADTQFLIDSYTKWISTWETNGWKASDGKPVVNET; encoded by the coding sequence ATGTCCACCACTGATGATTTGGACGAAACATATCCGCCTCCTGCGTATTACAAGAAGCCTGTTTTTGACCGAAGCTCTATAGCAACTAGACAACGGTCATGTAAAAGAGACGGGCTCAAAATACCCATTCACACACGAGGAAATTCGTCATCCGAGGATGCTTTATCCGAGGATAGCGAGCACTCCGGTGCACCCGTTTATAGAAAGGACTATAGCGTATTCCCCAGTTTGAAACCTACTCTTGTAACTCCTTCAAAAGAAGTTACTGCTAAAAGTGCGCCACCGTATTTACCAAATCCTTGTTTCCCGGCTCAATGCAGCCAGCCAATCGACCTTTATATAAATGAAACCTGTACTTACATTAATAAAGGAGAACCAGAACGAGGCATATGGGTATGGTTTGGCTCTGATCATTCCTGGAATATCTCGAAACCTGCTCAAGGGAGGCAAACTAATAACTCTTCCGAAATACAGGCTGCGACAGCTGCAGTTAAGAAAGCCGTTGAAAATATCATGAGTAAATTGACGATGTTTGCAGATACCCAGTTCCTCATTGATAGTTATACTAAATGGATATCGACTTGGGAAACCAATGGGTGGAAGGCCTCCGATGGGAAGCCAGTAGTCAATGAaacataa